Genomic DNA from Candidatus Omnitrophota bacterium:
AATTGAAAGACATGAGCTCAAAATTGTTCACCATGTCAATGGTAAAACCGTTATCGTTCTGTATGCGCGCTCCCGAATTGGGAAGATAGCATTCGTGGAATATCTTTTCGTTCCAGTCGTGATAAGGCTCGGCCGACTCCTGCCTCAGGACATTACCGAGCCACGGGTTCGCGCGGGGGGGCTGATAAAAATGCCCGTGCACTATCACATATCGTTCAGCCATCCATTTCTCCTTCAGATATAGATCCTGAAATCGATATTCGGGAAAATATTATTCCTCTCTTCGCAGGTTTTCAGGAAATCCCCGTCAATATTATCGCTTTCAAGCATTTTTTCCAGTTCAAGAAAATTCTTCAGATGCACCTTGGTTCTTTTGTGCGCGTAGGGCACCATCGTTCCCGTCGTCATTATAAAGGCCCAGTCGCTGGACTCGGCCAGAAGAAGCTCCCTCGCCATCTGATTCAGCGCGCGCTTTCTGATGCCGGAGGCGTTTTTATTTTTCTCCGCCTGATAGATCATCTTCCGCGCGGCATGGTGCAGATGCCTGTATATCCAGTCGTTTGAAGCGTTCAGCCAGACCTCATTGTAGCCCTTGTCGCCCCAGCTTGACGGCGTGGGGCTGAGGATCTGGAGGCCGGGATGCTTCTTTAAATATGCTGAAGGCGTGACTGGCTCAATTATGGATTGGCCGGAAAGCCTTTTAAAAAGGCGGTATATGAATTCCGGCCCCTCAAACCACCAGTGCCCGTAGAGCTCGGCGTCATAGGGCGAGACGATGAGCGGCGTTTTTCCGAGAGCCGAAGAGAGGTGCTCGCACTGGGCTGTCCTGCAGAAAAGAAAATGGCCTGCGTGCTCATCGGCGGCCTGGCGCGCCGCGGCGGGGTCGTAAAAATCTTTTTTGTTCAGCGCCACTTTGCCCGTTATGCTGTAATATTTGATCCCGATATTCCTTCTCACCCTGTCCTGGTGCAGATGCTCTCCGATATAATCCTCGGGAAGATCGTGGCCTATGTCCCTGTAAAATTCCCTGTATCTGCTGTCGCCGGGATAACCGCATTCGGAGCTCCACACCTGCATTGAGGACTCTACATCTCTGGCGAAGACGCCAACGCCCGACGGACAGTAAACGGGGGCGTAAACGGCGTATTTGGGCCGCGGGCGGCCGTAAAGTATGCCGTGAGTGTCCGTAAAAAAATACCTGATACCGTTTTCAGCGAGGATCTCATCCACGCCGGATGTATAGCCGCACTCCGCCAGCCATATTCCCCTGGGAGATTTTCCGAATTTCTCGCGGTAATCGGCCACAGCCGCCCTCACCTGAGCCTGACGGTCTTTCTTCTCGCTCATAAGCGGAAGAAAACCGTGGGTGCCGGTGCATGTTATTATCTCAAGAACGCCCTTGTCCTGAAAATATTTGAAAGCTTTTATCAGATTGCCGCTGTGCTTGTTTATCATTCTCCGGCAGTCGCGGAAACGCTGCCTGTACATCTCAACCGCGGGTTTTATGGCCGGCGCCTTAACGGCGCGTTTCGCCTCTTTTTCTATCAGGGTTTCCAGATTTTTGAGATAGTTGGAATACCTCTCCATCAAAAGACCGTCGGAGAGCATGTTTGCCAGAGGAGGCGTCACCGACATTGTCAGACGGAAATCAACGCCTTCCTTTTCGAGCCGCTCCATAACCAGGAGCAGCGGTATATATGTTTCCGTTACGGCTTCGTAAAACCAGTCTTCCTCAAGAAAATCGGGGCATTCCGGATGCCGTACAAAAGGAAGATGAGCGTGAAGAACAATACAGAGATAGCCCTTGAGCATTTAATTTTTCTTTATTAGCGATGAAGAGCTTCCGGCGACACTGCCTTGTTTAAGTATTTCGAAAAGCAGCCGTGTGTTTGACTGCGCCTGTCTCAGACTGCTTCGGGATTCTTTATCCAGGCCGCTCTCTTTGATGATCTCTTTCAGGTCTTCCTTGACTATCATCCAGTTTTCATCCGCTTCCTCGGAAATGGAAGAACTGGGCACGTCTATGACATTTGATGAGAGAATGCCGGTAAAAACGCCGTTGTTCATATAGCCTATCTCAGCCCTGTACTTCCTTCCGGGGTGCGGCACCTTTACATACCAGTTATTTATGAGGCCGTTCACATCGGTGTCGAAATAATATCTGTCGCCGGATTTATCCAGTTCGTAAACCCTCAGAACAAGCGGCCCGTATATCCTGCGGCTGATCTCCCAGTAAGCGAACATGCACGAGGGATCACGGGGCATTATAACGAGAGTTTCATCATTGTATTTGGCCGGGATGGCCGGTCCCATGTCTATGAACACTTCCTTTTGGACGGGTTGTTCCGGAGGTTTTTTGACGGGGGAAGTCGCTTTCCTGTCCTTGTTTTTCAGGTCGCTAAGTATCTTTTTTTTAGCGGTTTTTTTGCTGCTTTTCTTTATTAACGCCCTGATCTTTTCCTCCTGAGTCTCAGTCAGATTTGATATGGCGTATTTTTTCCGCATCCCGAGTTTTTTAGCCGCGTGAAGAATATAGGACACGCTCACCTTAAATTTTTCCGCTATCAGATAGACTCTCATTTTCACTTCCTCCCCGACGGTATCCTCAGATGGCCGCCTAAAGTATTATTTCGCACTTTCATTATCTCAGCCGTTATGCACAAAGCTATTTCTTCCGGGCTCTCGCCCCCCAGGTCCATGCCCACGGGCGCGTAAACCCTGCTGTCAATGTTTGTGCCCGCTTTACGCAGTTTTGCAAAAGTCGCAGGCACTTTGACGCGGCTGCCTATCATGCCTATGTAAAACGCTTTTGTTTTCAGAGCCCCCTCAAGACAGTCCGCGTCGCCCGCATGGCCGTGCGTAACGATGATGACCGCCGTGTCAGAGCCTATTTTTTTCTTATCAAAGGCTTTTTTATACGAGGGAACAAACAGAGCTTTTTTCACTCCACTCTTTTTAATATATTCCTTTCTGCTGTCAATAAGCTCGCAGTCCCATTTCATTACCGTGGCCATCTTCACCAGCACCTTTCCTATATGACCCGCCCCGCATATAAACAGCTTGACCGGCGGTTTATATATATCCAGAAAAACTTCGGTTTCGCCGCCGCAGATCATTCCCGTGTCAACGCGGTTTTTCATTTTTGATCCGCTCAGATTAAACAAAACACTTCGCGAGGCGCCTTTCTGAATAGCGAGCGCCGCTTCTTCCTCCACCATTTTCTCAAGCGCCCCGCCGCCAACCGTGCCTCTTGTGGTACCGTCGGAAAAAATCACCATGGAAGCTCCGGGTCCGCGAGGCACCGAGCCCGCGCTCTTTATTACCGTCGCTATAACAGCAGGCAGGCCTGCCTCGGAGATGGCTTCCATTTTATCTATATCAATCATTTTTTTCTCTCTTCAAAAGCGTTGCGCGAATCTTTCATAATCCGCGAACGTGTCAACATCTATTATAACACCTTTATCATCCGTGTCAAAGTGCAAAATCAGATCTTTTTCCTTTTCAAGAAAAAACTTGAGCCCGCCACCGAGGTCATCAGGACTGGAAAGGATCTCTCCCACCAGGCCCGCGGGATAGATCGCGGGATGGCCTCTTCTTTCCTCAAAAGAAGGAATATGTATCTTCTCCGGATATTTTTCCCATTGCCGGATGAGACTTTCGTAAGTGCTTTGTCTAACGCCCGGGCAATCCACCGGATTGATCATAAAAGCCTTTTCGCGTGATAGCCTTGAAAGCCCCGCCTTCACTGAGGAGAACATACCTTTTTCAAAATCAGCATTATAGACGATTTCAGAGCGCGGGATATTTACGCGAGCGAGGATCT
This window encodes:
- a CDS encoding nucleotidyltransferase family protein, with the protein product MKNSNRNRPHYPKALLEIRPGVTFLEEIYRKVSVFSDRVIVVLGSDKDEILARVNIPRSEIVYNADFEKGMFSSVKAGLSRLSREKAFMINPVDCPGVRQSTYESLIRQWEKYPEKIHIPSFEERRGHPAIYPAGLVGEILSSPDDLGGGLKFFLEKEKDLILHFDTDDKGVIIDVDTFADYERFAQRF
- a CDS encoding DUF1957 domain-containing protein, giving the protein MLKGYLCIVLHAHLPFVRHPECPDFLEEDWFYEAVTETYIPLLLVMERLEKEGVDFRLTMSVTPPLANMLSDGLLMERYSNYLKNLETLIEKEAKRAVKAPAIKPAVEMYRQRFRDCRRMINKHSGNLIKAFKYFQDKGVLEIITCTGTHGFLPLMSEKKDRQAQVRAAVADYREKFGKSPRGIWLAECGYTSGVDEILAENGIRYFFTDTHGILYGRPRPKYAVYAPVYCPSGVGVFARDVESSMQVWSSECGYPGDSRYREFYRDIGHDLPEDYIGEHLHQDRVRRNIGIKYYSITGKVALNKKDFYDPAAARQAADEHAGHFLFCRTAQCEHLSSALGKTPLIVSPYDAELYGHWWFEGPEFIYRLFKRLSGQSIIEPVTPSAYLKKHPGLQILSPTPSSWGDKGYNEVWLNASNDWIYRHLHHAARKMIYQAEKNKNASGIRKRALNQMARELLLAESSDWAFIMTTGTMVPYAHKRTKVHLKNFLELEKMLESDNIDGDFLKTCEERNNIFPNIDFRIYI
- a CDS encoding DUF4912 domain-containing protein yields the protein MRVYLIAEKFKVSVSYILHAAKKLGMRKKYAISNLTETQEEKIRALIKKSSKKTAKKKILSDLKNKDRKATSPVKKPPEQPVQKEVFIDMGPAIPAKYNDETLVIMPRDPSCMFAYWEISRRIYGPLVLRVYELDKSGDRYYFDTDVNGLINNWYVKVPHPGRKYRAEIGYMNNGVFTGILSSNVIDVPSSSISEEADENWMIVKEDLKEIIKESGLDKESRSSLRQAQSNTRLLFEILKQGSVAGSSSSLIKKN